The Pontibacillus halophilus JSM 076056 = DSM 19796 sequence GATGATTATTGCGGCTGCCATTACGCTCTTATGGGGCAATACATGGATGCCTGCCTTACAGAACTGGATGATATAAAGAACCACCGCTCAAAAGAATGTATTCCTCTGAGCGGTGGTTCTTTATTGTTCCTTTAATAGGATTGTTTCTTGTTTCAACTCTTGTCCATCTTTCCAATCTAGCGACAGTTGGACAGTTGAATCGGATTGTGGGCGTTCGTCAAATTCAGCAAATTGAAGTGTATCCTGTACGACCACGTCAATTTGTTCCTTTAAATACTTTCCTTCAACGGATTGGCCATCTACTTTATAATCTAATCGTATGAGTTCGAGACGATCCCTCTCTACATCCCCATTATAATAAAGCTGCCCAAAGTACGTACCTTTAGATTGTTCATCCTCTGTAATCGCGACTTTCCATTCCCCACTTTGGCTAATCCCTTCCCAAGTAGGAGTCTTAAATAAAGACGCATAGATGATTAATCCAAGAATAATGACACCGATGAGGCTAATGCTTGTTGTGCGTTTCACGTTAGATCCCTCTTTTATTATGCTACCTATAGGTTACCCCGAGGGGAAAACGCTTAATCTACTTATTTCGTATGGTCCATAAATGCTAGAGCAGTTTGAATCAGCTTATCTTTACTGACGGTTTCATCTCTTGAGCTTTCTCCCATAGAACGGTACGTTAGTTCATAGTAGAGGTCTCCTTGTTTCCATGTCAACGTCTTTGAGAATCCATTGTCTACGTATCCTCCAGGAATTCGTTGATCAATCAGAATTGGTGATTCCCCACGGAGGCTTTCTTGTTGTTCTGTTGAAATCTGAATAGACAATACATGGTTCTCATCAGAAAATGTAGTAAGTTGAATATCATCGTTTGCTTTACTTACGGGTTCGACTAGTGTATTGGATGTTTGAATAGGTAGGTAATCAGGCCAATGGATGGAATGAGGATAGTCGTTAAGTTGTTCTTGAACGTCACTTGTATCCCATTTGTAAAATCCGTCGGGCGCTGATTCAATGATAAAATTAGAAGGTATTAAAAAGAGCAAAGTTAAACCTAGTATCCGAATGAACATCCTCATGCCAAAACCACCCTTAGTTTGAATTCTCTTTTATTTTATCAAATATCAGCACCTCATTGAGACTAATTTTCTAATAAAATTCTGTAAATAATTATTACACAATTTAACAACCTTGAAACATTCTTCTCATTTCAATTAGTAGTTTGTCTGCCGCTGCCCCTATTCACTTTGTTCAGTCACAATAACCGGGCCATCCTTCGTGATATGGATCGTATGTTCAAATTGCGCTGCCCAAGACTCATCTAGCGTCCTTGCGGTCCAGCCATTGTCATCCTTCACTGCAAACCAATTCCCATCCGTCAGCATCGGCTCAATAGTAATAAACATCCCTTCCCTAAGCACTTCCCCTGTTCCTTTCTGTCCGTAATGAGGAATATTAGGTGGTTCATGGATTGTCTTGCCAATCCCATGCCCTACGAATTGACGTACAACACTAAAGTGAGCTGATTCTGCATAACGTTGTATGGCTGCGCCTATATCTCCGACGCGATTGCCTACGACCGCTTGTTGAATACCAATGTCAAGCGCGTGCTTAGTCGCATGGAGCAAGTTCACTGCACGCTCATGAGGGGCCCCCACCAGATAACTCCAAGCAGAATCAGCTAACCCACCTTGATAATTGGCAACGAAATCAATAGTAACTAGATCGCCATCCTTTAACGGTGTACGACGAGGAAAGCCATGACAGATCTCGTCGTTCACAGAGGCACATGTTGCATAAGGATAATCCCGATACCCTTTTTGTTCTGGAGTCGCGCCATGCGTTCGTAGATAGTTCTCTACGAATGAATCCAATTCAAGTGTCGACACTCCAGGTACAATCCGGTCTCTTA is a genomic window containing:
- a CDS encoding DUF4944 domain-containing protein; its protein translation is MKRTTSISLIGVIILGLIIYASLFKTPTWEGISQSGEWKVAITEDEQSKGTYFGQLYYNGDVERDRLELIRLDYKVDGQSVEGKYLKEQIDVVVQDTLQFAEFDERPQSDSTVQLSLDWKDGQELKQETILLKEQ
- the map gene encoding type I methionyl aminopeptidase — encoded protein: MNKEKQIKNVYKAGELVASCHEQLRDRIVPGVSTLELDSFVENYLRTHGATPEQKGYRDYPYATCASVNDEICHGFPRRTPLKDGDLVTIDFVANYQGGLADSAWSYLVGAPHERAVNLLHATKHALDIGIQQAVVGNRVGDIGAAIQRYAESAHFSVVRQFVGHGIGKTIHEPPNIPHYGQKGTGEVLREGMFITIEPMLTDGNWFAVKDDNGWTARTLDESWAAQFEHTIHITKDGPVIVTEQSE